The following proteins come from a genomic window of Bos mutus isolate GX-2022 chromosome 21, NWIPB_WYAK_1.1, whole genome shotgun sequence:
- the GON7 gene encoding EKC/KEOPS complex subunit GON7, which produces MELLGEYIGLEGRRQQLRVPCEAPGVTDPFQSLLSGVAQMRELVTELFGSQVQQEAQDRVTAAPDEALDGDDEDDSEDENNTDNRTNSDGPSAKRQKTPS; this is translated from the exons ATGGAGCTGTTGGGCGAGTACATCGGACTGGAAGGGCGGCGACAGCAGCTACGGGTGCCCTGTGAGGCGCCGGGCGTCACCGACCCTTTCCAGAGCTTGTTGTCCGGTGTGGCTCAGATGAGGGAGCTGGTGACTGAGCTCTTCGGCTCTCAGGTACAGCAGGAAGCACAGGACCGGGTGACGGCGGCTCCCGACGAGGCCTTGGACG gtgatgatgaagatgattCAGAAGATGAAAATAACACTGATAACAGAACTAATTCAGATGGACCATCTGCAAAACGGCAAAAAACACCATCTTAA